One window of Pogoniulus pusillus isolate bPogPus1 chromosome 9, bPogPus1.pri, whole genome shotgun sequence genomic DNA carries:
- the LOC135178460 gene encoding uncharacterized protein LOC135178460 translates to MRVPLFLCPVVLYTISEQVVLVVFFHGNISEVIRGLEDQKKISYLKKKSKRRLKVREVSSASSGGVAGHPTPCAHAPLRDFRNQATALLGLSLAATPCIFFQSCFSCQSLVESRNQTCLDWLFSALPYAAWKPLVDKDTTEDAEGSEVLLQHLRPLIKIPKRTGPSREPWGRPLVSRGNEAHALTLCQETALPGRRCGTCLQAGRRPAGGPGAVPGASACPRRGPAAAATWSPGPVPAPAARRYSAPTRQDSKVLAGK, encoded by the exons TATCTGAGCAAGTTgtgttggttgtgttttttcatGGCAACATCTCTGAAGTCATCAGAGGACTTGAGGATCAGAAGAAAATTAGTTatctgaagaagaaaagcaaaagaaggcTGAAG GTgagagaagtttcttctgccagttctGGAGGGGTGGCTGGTCACCCCACTCCATGTGCTCATGCTCCTCTGAGAGACTTCAGGAACCaggcaacagctctgctgggtctgAGCTTGGCAGCAACACCCTGCATCTTCTTCCAGTCATGCTTCTCCTGCCAGTCCTTGGTTGAGAGCAGGAACCAGACGTGCTTGGATTGGCTGTTCTCTGCCCTTCCCTATGCAGCATGGAAGCCACTTGTAGACAAAGACACCACAGAAGATGCTGAAGGTTCCGAAGTGCTTCTCCAGCACCTGCG ACCACTGATAAAGATACcaaagagaactggccccagcagagagccctggggaagACCACTTGTGAGCAGGGGGAACGAGGCGCACGCTTTGACCCTTTGCCAGGAAACTGCTCTGCCCGGTCGCCGGTGTGGGACCTGTCTCCAAGCAGGACGGCGTCCCGCAGGCGGGCCGGGGGCCGTGCCCGGAGCCAGCGCATGCCCGCGGCGCGGCCCCGCCGCAGCAGCCACGTGGAGTCCCGGCCCCGTGCCCGCCCCGGCCGCTCGCCGTTACTCGGCACCGACACGTCAGGACTCAAAGGTCCTAGCAGGTAAGTAA
- the OSTC gene encoding oligosaccharyltransferase complex subunit OSTC, whose product METLYRLPFAVLECPNIKLKRPSWVHMPSAMTVYALVVVSYFLITGGIIYDVIVEPPSVGSMTDEHGHQRPVAFLAYRVNGQYIMEGLASSFLFTMGGLGFIILDRSNAPNIPKLNRFLLLFIGFVSVLLSFFMARVFMRMKLPGYLMG is encoded by the exons ATGGAGACGCTGTACCGCCTGCCCTTCGCCGTGCTCGAGTGCCCCAACATCAAACTGAAGCGGCCGAGCTGGGTGCACATGCCCTCGGCCATGACCGTGTACGCGCTGGTGGTGGTGTCCTATTTCCTCATCACCGGAG GTATTATCTATGACGTGATTGTGGAGCCTCCCAGCGTGGGGTCGATGACAGACGAGCACGGGCATCAGAGGCCGGTGGCTTTCCTGGCATACAG AGTAAATGGGCAATATATTATGGAAGGGCTTGCATCCAGCTTTCTCTTCACGATGGGTGGCCTAGGATTCATAATTCTGGATCGATCCAATGCACCAAATATCCCCAAGCTGAACagatttcttttgcttttcattgGATTTGTCAGTGTGCTTTTGAGCTTCTTCATGGCCAGAGTCTTCATGAGGATGAAATTACC GGGCTACTTGATGGGTTAA